In Trichoderma atroviride chromosome 2, complete sequence, one DNA window encodes the following:
- a CDS encoding uncharacterized protein (EggNog:ENOG41) has protein sequence MWGAGQGQVVYSEYFKCYVYVHLNGPKVALRTAPKPEGPWSQDKEVYEATPIDGGFVYAGVAYPYLDETGKTLTIAYTNNNHTQVIKVTFE, from the exons ATGTGGGGAGCTGGACAGGGCCAGGTCGTTTACAGCGAGTATTTTAAATGCTATGTATATGTCCATTTGA ATGGTCCTAAAGTGGCATTGAGAACGGCTCCAAAGCCAGAAGGTCCGTGGAGTCAGGATAAAGAAGTATATGAGGCGACGCCGATTGATGGCGGCTTTGTGTATGCGGGAGTTGCGTATCCGTATCTGGATGAGACTGGCAAGACGTTGACGATTGCGTATACGAATAATAATCATACGCAGGTCATCAAGGTGACGTTTGAGTAG